The following nucleotide sequence is from Lytechinus variegatus isolate NC3 chromosome 12, Lvar_3.0, whole genome shotgun sequence.
TATGACGTGAAATATGTTGTGATCCCTCCCTGAGCGTGTGGAACTGCAATTGTTGTGATCTATTTTTATTCAGTAAACTAGAAATCTGCGAAAATGATTGTTTCATACAATGAAATACACGATAAATAGTGAATACGTGAcataaactttctcattttcatataaCTACAAtgtcattgttttgtgaaaattaagcgaTAATTGTGAATTTCAAAACTTCTTATTCTAAATCTGATTTGATTAAATTATCGGCATTGtcgttatttgatttttctctttttattaaagtcaactttttgttgggtggacctAGCTGCTCTTCAGTTATCATCATGGATTATTGTCAGTTATATTTCTACAATGCAGTTCCTGATCAACACAATGAGACGGATTTAATTGACGACCCTGAGCGCTGAATAGCCACGCCCATAATCCCCTTCTCACATCGCCTtatctctgcccccccccctctctctctcttctgcCCCCTCTCAATGATTACTATCTCCCTGGGCCATTGTCTAATTGTGATATGTCGCATACTCGCATATATATGTAGAGTAATATTACAGATAAAATTAATGTAATTTCTAGCAATCCACCTGTcaacacgtacatgtatatcatgggAAATGACATTAAAATGCCAAAGACACTCGATGCTGTGTTTTTGCAAATAATAGAGTTCCAAAACCAATCGTTGGGAATGATGTAGAACTTTACGATACCTAAAATgtagtatttatttttatgttaaataaTTACTCCTCGTACTTATCGCTCTAGTAACATCACGCGTTTTCCCCCGGTCTTTCCAAAATGCAATCTTTGTAGAACTATCACTTCACGCAACTCTATCTCCCCCTTCTCTCACcccttctctttccttttccttctttccccaagctccttctctctctctcttgatcTGTATCTCCATCTGACCCCCTCTCTTCTCTCTGTCTCCCTTGCTTCTTCTCACTATCAAACTCTATCCTCTAACTCcatgattacattttttttaaaagaaagactCAATATACACTGGAATCAATTACTTTGTAGACATTCAGCCATTTATTGCCCATTACTCGTTATAGTACATCTGTTATGACCAATAAGGCTATATAGCTAGAACACTGAAATGAACATTATGTCTTCCGTTTTCAACCTAAACGCAATTTTTCGAAGATTATAAATTTTATGTTCCCCATGTCAgggttttaagaaaaaaatatcattctgCTCAATCATGCTTGCTAGATTTCATTATGATCAAGCAGTCATTCCCAGCAGTTTATACGATAGATTCAGGGGACAATAGAATATTACAACTATCAATACTTATAACAATgcaatacaaaaatatagagatgacattttcaatttttggttTCAAATATACATTGAAATCGTGCTCTCACGCTACAACGGAAATCTGACTGAAGATTTATTTTAACCAGAAAATAACACCCTTATTACTAGTTGCATAACAGTGCTATGGGCATGTTCGTTGAATTTAGTTCATAGCTCATTTTATACaaagataaaataatatatatatttacacttTCGTTGCAATTATTTACACTGTACATCATCACACACGCAAGATAACGAACCACTTcccaattaataaaaatacaccATGTGTGGAAtatcatcaattaaaaaaaaaatgaaagaaaagcatttataatttaaaaaaaagaaagtcttAAAAAATGATGTGGATGCGAAAGACATAAGGGTTTCGATTATAACCATAATTGTGAATTTCTATCTAAGCacatacatttcagtgaaaattaTTAAATAGTCATGGTGCGCTGGCAAACATTTGACACAACATGCATACAATTCTCACCGTTAATAGGAATCCATGATggatttaaaaacatatttaattGGAATGTAATGACGTCTCATTCAGGAACTTGCCGattcttttgaaaaatgtaTAAAGATTCATTCCTACGATAAAAATACCTAATAGTTTATTGCATTTGAACAGGTCTGACATtggtaatttaaaaaatacaaaataaatcaacagCTCTGCATCTCTTCAAATAATGTCCAATACGGGAGGTTAGGTATTCTAAAAATCGGATTTTTAATTTGTACTAATAACAAAGCCTCCAAATAAATCTAATATAATTTCAACTTTTTCACCATCTGTAGATTTTTTGGGGTGAAAAGTGTCAAATATTCCGATGAAATTTCGACATGAGAAATGATTTTATTGACTAAAACTGAAATCTACAAGAGGCAGAAAATTTGTGCTCTTTTAGCATAAATCGAACATCACATGTTGCCATAGTAGACAGGGCTCAGCAGTGATTCCCTCAGAATATAACAAGGGGCGACTGAACTTCATTATTTTAGGAGTGACTGAAAACAAATCCCATGCCATTCAATTCTGAACTTGAGCTCTCTCATCAATTATATGTTTAGTAAATTTCTGACCGCCAAGATTCGCGGAGCTTATATTTAAGGGTAATTAGGAGTTCCTAATAGTgggaaaaaagaatatatatcttattcatttttattatcggTCTTATTTAGTAATCGATGATGAAAAAAAGTGTAAATAAAACCTCGAAAAATTAAATGCCGAGCCCTGCCTGATTTCACTTCTTAAAACTGCAATATCAATTACGAACCAGAACAAATATTGTTAGTCCGTGACAATTGTCAAGGAGTCAGATCGGCGttcattctttcttcattttcagcCCTTGTATCATGTGACAACGATAAGGCATCCCTTTGGCTTTATTGCATGCTGTCATAACCTCTCGAATTCGCTGCTCCCGCGGCGATGGACGGACATCTTGAGAAATAGACGAACAGCAATACAGCAGCCCTGTCTTCAGTTTCGTTCCAATGCAAGACCGAGCTCACCCACTGATGACGTCATGGGAGGACgaagaaattttgaatttgataaaaGGCCGTCATTTTGGTGAATGGAAACGCTAATTCAGGGCTAGCCTAATTCATGTTCGAATATTGttcatgagtttttttttatctgtgcAAGTCCAGTATCATCTACGATGAGGTGAAGTACGCCAGCAACGTTGATACAAGGAGCGCGATAAAGCTGATTCTAGCCACACATCCTGTTGGAGAGAtcgaaaaaatatatgtattgcgCTATAGATCAAATCAGCCATGGTTATCATCCATTCACTTCTAGaataatcattttattcataacaGCAGGGAAAACTAAGAACTAAACGACTATCATTCTCTTATATCAATATTACTTAAATATCAATCTAAACGATACGCATCTCAAATAAATGAGACAGAAATATCGTGTCGGTAGACAGAGCTACAAAATCAAATTAACGTAAAGTAACGATCGATCTAAATAGGGCCTATAAGAATTAAGATTCAAATTAAACAAATAGATGTACATAATAATACCTCAATTTAATCCTCTAAACAATGACAGGAGACAAGATCACGAAATCTTCTACCAAAACCTTATACTTCCTATAATTGATTTCAACAATAAAGAATAGTTTTCTCACCTGAACATTCCAGCGTACCGGTGTACCCCTCTGCAACCGCACCAAAGCTAAGACAATAGTAGTTATTGGTTGAACTATCATCGGTGTAAGAAGCTCCCGAAGCCTTTGAGATCTCGACACAAACGTAGCCATTTTGGTAGGTTGAGCAAACTTCGGAAGCGACGTTGATCATGGTGTGGACGTTTTCTATGACGATAGACTCTCCGGCAACGATCCCGGCATCGAGGTTGGTGGCTGACGTCAGCAGAGGTGTGATATCCTGGGTTGTCGCGTTGCTTGACGTCGGGTCGGCGTTGTCGCTGACCACGATGAGGAGGCTGTAGAGGTCGGAGTCTGTGGCTGTGATGTCAGTTCCTCCGGCGTTCTTGATAGTGACGTTGTAGGTAACGATGTTGTCGACATCCAGTGTGAACTCGGTAAAGTCGTTAGTGATGACGAGACCGAATGCCTGAATATCTGTTGAGAAACAAAGCAATCGAAATGTTGTAAAGCAATTTCAACGTTGGGCTAAGGACTAATATGATAACAGGTCGTATCGATTACGCAGATAATGTGTTGCGTACGGGGTCCACAAGTTCCTTGTAATCCGTAACCACGATTTCTTATTTTCACTTCAAATGCCGAAAACATAGATGAATGTCGGGATAAACATGATGGTGAAATAAGAATACTTTGTATTTGTACTTCACTATCTCACACATTTCCTTTTTATGTGCTCCTCATATAAACCATTGCCCCGACTAAGCTATAGGCTACTAATTACGGTGCTCTAAGTTTGCTGATGAATTCTTCACTGCCGGTTATTCCAGGATGTCCAGTAAAATTATATTcccagattaaaaaaaaagaaatgatctAATTACCTGATGGGTCTGACTCGCCATCAGTCACCACTTCGGTGACGACCTCGGTGACGTCGGTGAACATGGATTCTGTTCCAGAGCCATCGCCCGATCCTTCGTCTTGACAATATCCTGAAAAACAAAAGGAGAGCACAAATGTATAGAGCATACACAAAAACTCTTAGCTGTCTTTCTTGTGCATTTGCCTGCATTGGAAGTGAACTGCGAAGAAATGCACATCAAGTATGATGATAATCCCGTTAAGAAAAACTATTAATGCGTTATTTTTATTCGATCCATTTTGTTGGTCTTGACGAGTATAGATTTCAACCCCAGATTCCGCTTTACACGGCCGAGGTCGAGGATACATCATGAGAAATGTTATCAGGGAAATCACAAGCATGGcaattttgtcaaatattttatcTAATTATAAATCAGTTTGTGCGTAATAGCAATAAGTGGAAGATTAAATACCAGTTCAAAACATTGCGTAAGCATTACATATTGACCTCCATTGTAAAGTTGGTGTCATTTTCGAGATATGATTTAGGAAAGAgaataattaacaaaaataaaactacTTGATGACgtattaaattgaaatatttcatgaaaacttgCAACAATTATGATACCTTACCTGTTGTCAATAAACAGATGAGGGCAACAAAGAAAAACGTCAACTCAGTAAGATTGGCCATCTAGAAATTAAACAGAACAAAAATATTCGTTTATCAATTTgagtgtaaattaaaaaaaaaactatttgtaTGGAAAGAATGACGAAATGCTtcggcgaaaaaaaaaaaaaaaaacgaagacGAATCCGAAATGACGATTCGTTCAAGCATCATCGCCGCGCAACCTAGCAACCGATCAACCAAACTCGTTTCACCTGCTTTTCATTATCATTCCTTTCATCAGATGAGACGTGGGCGGTGTTACGTAACATGGTCATTGGTAAGATTCATTATAATATCGAAGATGGCCAAGGTATTGACTGGATAGGATGTTAATCCTAGGTGTTAATACGTCAGGGCTTAAACTAGACAATGAACGTATCGCAATGATTTCTATACTTGCATGAATGGCTGAATTTAATGAAAAGCAAGGCCAAGTATCAGGCTTTGATAGGATCTTTTGGAGACAAAAAGTCACAAATTTGGTTCTCGTTGGTTACCGGAACAATGACATCAATTCACAGGGAAAAAGACTATCCAGGGAAATGTAAACGTATAACAATCCCTTTTtaagatttattgattttctttaatattactAAAAAGATACTTGATATTCTATGAATAACAAACAACTatatataacaaatttgcataatGATCAATTCTCTGGCTGTGGGCATCAACGAAAATACGAGGCAAGACAAACGAGAGAATGTCTTCATATCAAACTCAACCAGGATAAATTCGCCAAGTACATTAATGACACAAGTAGGCCTACCTCTCGATAAAATCATTAACTAATGCGTAACATTCACATGCAATAGTGTGATGTAATCATTAAcactaaaatgaaaattataattatatttccaAGTAAACAGGTACTGTTTGTCTTTTGTTTGTTAAAACTTCCCGCAGGATGGAgaacattttatttaaaaccaaaattgaaagaaaattgatGTATTCCATAATTACGATTAGGTTATATAGACTTGATGTAGCcgaaaatattttcaagtaTAAGCTTCAGAATTTAGCACATGGGTGACCATTTTTCGTTCAATTTTTGACTTAAGACTAAAATGAATACCAAAggtatttcaaaatgtttagaGGTTGACAATACGCTTTCTTTTCAACGTTGATATAAAGAGATTAGCTTTAATATAACGTTACTCTTTAACAAGCATACACAGTTACGATATATACATCCTATTAGTTACTTTGATTTTCgttcactgattaaataattgTATCGACAACGAAAACTATACAGCAAAACCCGATGAATTACTTATAAAAAAAAGCAGTGTAATATATGTGATTGCAGGAAAGCAAAGTTTAATGAGGAATAAACTTCTATTTAACATGCCAATGTACTAATAAAAACGAATATAAAACTCAAAGTATACTGCCGATAAGTTAAAGCTTTCTCAAATTTGAGTCATATTTCGATGTCGTAAAAGTTGGGCCTAAATTTTACCACGTGTGCCAAGTTCCCGCCATATGTGCCATGGTaaataaaagtataaaaaaagattgaaatttCCATCAAACTTATACAAACTGCAGTGAAAACAAATATCGAATACTCACTTTTTATATTTCGTTTCCTTGCTACTATTTCCGTTGAAAAAAAGGTGAGTTATTCCGTGTTTTATTCGGCTTGGCAGTTGGCGTTGAATAAAATTCCTTGTGTCGTCGCTCGAAGTTGTACAGACAGTGTCGCCTCCCCGGCCGGTCTTGGTTCGTTCGGGCGTCTTCACTCTCGGTGGCTGAATGTTTGGGAGAATCGGGTGCGTTGCTAAGTAATCACTTAGCAACCACGACAATATTACCGCAATCGCTTAGGTGACTCTACAACGTAGCGAAGGACGCTAAAAACATGGAGGAATGAGGACGATACGCTTCATTTGcatcagaaagaaagaaggtTCACAAGTAATGTCCAGATAAAGGAGCCACTATAGAGGGGACAATTCGCAAACTCTTATATCTGGGTCACATTCGATGAGTAAGATCTTCAAAGTTATGTCGCTTACAAGgaaaatcaaatatcgtctGCGTGAGATTTCAACCACCTATGATCTAACGTAGATGTTAAACACCTCAACCCGGTCCGGTTCGAGCGCGCTCGTATGCACTGATTTATCGAACGCGAAAGTTTAACAATATATACTTCATAAAATATTCATAGGAATATTGAATTTCCTCAAATCTTTTCCCCTTCGGACAACCCCAGTAAAGAGAAGAAATCGACCAGTCCTTTGGGAGGGGGTACTCATTCGGCGTAATCCCTTTTGTAAAGATTCTTGTCCTATTGTGTTGTCGAAGGAGGAAGACCAACGTAGAGGATTGTGGCATCGCACAATGGCTTTTTTATGGGGAATGCTTGAATAACCTGAATAAGGAATAGCAAAGTGGTCAAATGTGTCAGATGAAAGATTTTGTCACAACTTTCGAGATAGTTATACTGCACAGTTTCGTGTAGGCCTACACCTTACCACAATTTCTATGACCATACTAGTGAATTAAGCCCCAATCCActgtctttcttttatttctggCTCCGCTATTAATTCTTCCCTCGTTCAGATCAGTAGATAGTGttcaaatcacatttatttcatgATCTCAACCAGTGTCAAATATTTAGATTATTTCTTCCTTCCACGAGGCACCAACATATGCTTCTTATTGTTCTTGTcaatattttacagatttgaattCCCACTTCCTCTTTCCACACTTTAACCGTTCAATATTCTTTATGCGCAAATAAAactcaatgtatttttttaattggaagTATACATTCTGATCTCCATTCTATTactttcacttttttaataacaaaaaaaaacctacattgATGGTGATAAAATAGTTGCACATTACACCGAACAGGCAATCGTTAGTTTTCCATTTTCTATTTATCTTCTCCTtacaatgatttcattttaaatatttacatgttttGGAGTAACACATTTTACGATTCGTCGTATCTTCGTATGAATATCAATTGACGCAATTTACACCAATAAACAGGCACctctttttaatataaaatgtagCCTAAATTCATATGAATTTTATCCTGATAGAGTATAGTAATTACACTTTTCGTAAAGAATATGCACAATGTCATTTTAAAGGTATCTGATATACATCAGACATTTTTGATAATATTGTTCAATGTTGCATGCATTGTCTTTGAGTTTGTCTTAAAACAAAAGTTCATCTTACGAACAGGTAAGCTTCAACTTCAAGATATTTTCAGTTGATTCCAATGATGTATGTATTGATATTTTACAATCAACACAAAATCCATATCAACATGCATGAATTGTGTAAAGACATGCTAATATTCAAGTAAATCGTTATTCGAAACACATACAGAAAATAAGATAATGTCGACATTGAATAAAGACCATGCAAAGTCATGGGACtgaagaataaaaacaattataagtTGCTCTTGTTTTAATGAAGGAGTCGATCACTCAATCGTTATTGTTGCTATGGTAATCCTTATCCAAAGTTTACATCCAATGATGGAAGACTGGTTAAACTCCTAATAGCACACTAGAACCATATAATGTAACTTATTGTGATACAGTTGATAACTTTTCCATCATTGAGATACACTGTATCGAAATTACATAACAATAGGGAGTATGTATGATATCAATATACACCGCGCGTGTTATGCACGTCACTATATTATCGTGAATATCATTAGATTGAGAAATTTAAGCGAATGACAAATTGAATAAGAATTCCACAAGTTTCCTATTTCATATCCGACTTTTTAAAGATGCTACAGCCATAGCGTTGTAATTGTTTGGTAATTATCTATTCTTCAGATTCAGTTTGAAGTTGGGATGAGCTGAATTAGCTAAATTTCGAACTATACTTAAGCATTTTGGAAGCAAttcgagaaaataaaataaaaactttccGATTTCATTTCCCAGTATCGATGACAAAATGAAGACAGTTCATAAAGAACAAACAAATTTACCTTTAACCAACATTGATATTATGGCTACAGATAAATGCTGTGAAAATTTAAAGTTGCTTCAGCAAACAtgggaaaaatatgaacatataTATGTTTTCCTTATACTCAATTCGGGTAATTTTGTTGAAGCCtttttttaaggacaagtccacctcaacggAAAGTTGCTTCGAATAAAAGAATACAAATCCAGCAAGCATAGCactaaaaaaattcatcaaactcggaagtaaaataagaaatttatgatattttatttgttcgctcaatttcacaaaacagttacgtTTGGTTGCAACGAGAGGAATGATGACATCATCcgctcactacttcttttgtatttcatcatatgaaatatgaaatatctcaGTTtactcctcattgtcatgtgaaacaaatatCTATCCCCCCGAATATGTGGAATTACCgatgttttaacattttatagttcagtcaagttggtcattattgttaaatctgtaaaaatgcaaatattgtagaattcaaacaataaaaaacaaaagaatagtTAGCCGGGGACaacatcgactttctcatttgcatatcaccgagttgtgcatataactattttgggaaaaataaacgaaacttttaagtgtcatgactttcttaattaacatccgattctgatgaaattttcattgttatgcgtGCTTgaattttctctgttgatttaAACCAACATATTGACCTTTAAGAGTGAATCTAGGTCTGTTGCATAAATGAtaacattttcttcaaattgtaacTTCTTTGAAATCTTTGATTCTGATTTGGATGTTGAGCCTAGCTGGTAACCATGGTATTAATTTACCCCTGGATGACAAAGTTACTGTTATAGTAAATTTCATGCAATGTGGCCCTAGTATGATTTTGGTAgactaaaatatgaaaatttgggatgatgatgatcaaataataaaatgccAATTCTCTCTGTTACTTTTCCTAATTCTAATATGACTATTAAGAAGGCTTTTCATCACAAATTATGCGTTATCATTATGAAATtataaattcaaaagaaaattcttaTCATTATCCTTAAACATAGGCAACGGAATAGAAGTTAAAAATAGTATgcaatattattcattttaagcTCAATGACAATTATCTAGAATCAACATTAAAGAATCTGTACCGGAAAAAAACATAACGGGATAGGTTTGGAAAGTCTCTAAAACAAGTTGAACAATAATGCCACATCTGACAGTCGAACAAAGATATGAAACGAAGACTGAATACAATCTAACGGGACATGGAGAAAGCAACCAAGTCAATATTTAGAATACACCTTATCAACAACTGCGTCATAATTTCAGAGACGATTCCTGTCGGCGGTGGTCGATGTATCAAGCCGAATCTTAATTGACTATCTTGTCATCATGTGTTGTGTATCAATGTTCCTCTCGTTACCATTGGGTGATGAAAGTGATAAAGAGATCACGCACCCCTACCCTGCATCGCATTATAATAATGGTCACACCAATGAACCGACTCCTAACCGACAGGTGGTAtgccattggtaataacgtaatggatttgatcggtctggagtatAGGTTGCACCGATGTGACTGTTCTTAAGTAGCATAAAGATCCATTGCCCTCGATGGAGGACCAGACGCGTTTAATACATTTGTGTTTGATTGTTGTCCCTTTTTGTTGATCTTGTTGCCATGTAAATAAAACTAAGTACCGGACAAAGACAAGTCCCATACAAAGACAAGATTTTGTCTGGACAATGTCCGTGTAATCGCACTGTTAGGCCTGGTCCAGGGAGGGTCTTAAGGAGGGTGttagagggggagggggcgggggttGGGTGGAAATGTAAAGTATGATAACTAGGAGTTATGAGAGTATAGACCACTGATCATTGTACAAACAAGGTAACGGTCAATGGGCAAGTTTCATAAAACCGCCATAAGCATAAGTTCTTGGTCTTCTCATTGAGACATGCCATATGGTGAGCACGAAGAAAGATGAGAAACGGGAGCACTTTGTTTTTTCAGACGTGGGGGCCTGCATGCCCTAGTTTGCACAAAGGCATGTTTTTCCACCGACGACTGACGTTGAGACATCAAAACAACATCATTAGAAAGAGTAAGCTGAAAGAAATAAGATACAAAGGGAATTCGATAGAGCAAGGAATTATGCATGGGGTAATTTTCTCAGAGCACTAATTAAGTTTATCTTATAATTTAACCTATACCACAATTTTATGGAGTGCCATCTAATCCACAAAGGACTGAATCTTGCAGCGAAAAAATCTATCCCCTAATAAATTTTGCTGTAAAATAACAAGAAatgatcaaatgaaaattaaataaaatcatgagTATAAATTACCCAACAAGCcgtttaaaaatatatgttacTCGTTTTGTAAAATAGAAACTCCGTGACTTTTTAGTAAATATTGTCTAAAAGTACATTCtcatatcataatcataatgatatttagcatttatgaggcgccgatttATCTAGTTTCCTATTCAATGGCGCAATATCTGTATCCCCGTCTGTAGCTTCAGCTGCCAAAGGCTCTTGGTGTATTCTAGGAATAAAttctgccgggtacccattcacctcacctgggttgagtgcagcacaagttggataaatttcttgctaaaggaaaacactatacattttttcatgaaactgacGGCATCACAGGTTGCAACCAATGGCTATAATGACCCTCTCATTAAAAGACGAGattcttaaccactagaccatacGATGCCCCCAGCACTATACTGTTTGGTGTAGATTTTACTGAACATTTTATTATATAGTCATGAAATGTAATGCAGATTCTTATATTTAAAACCTATACCTTTACGAAAGCGGgagtaataatatccaattccTTTGGAAGCGCAAAGACCATGACAGAGACCATGGAAACGTTATAGTCATGATGTGACACGTTCTTTACAAGAGctgtttatcattatttgatttgatttatttttcttctacatAACAATGTAATATAACACTTTTTTAAACCCGAtcgtttaaaaaataataatatcaatccCAAGtatttattccagacccggttgtttaaaaaattacaatataagtctgaagtcttttctccagacccgattgtttcaaaatttatgatataaatccaaagtctttatttcagacccagttgtttcaaaaattataata
It contains:
- the LOC121424828 gene encoding uncharacterized protein LOC121424828; translated protein: MANLTELTFFFVALICLLTTGYCQDEGSGDGSGTESMFTDVTEVVTEVVTDGESDPSDIQAFGLVITNDFTEFTLDVDNIVTYNVTIKNAGGTDITATDSDLYSLLIVVSDNADPTSSNATTQDITPLLTSATNLDAGIVAGESIVIENVHTMINVASEVCSTYQNGYVCVEISKASGASYTDDSSTNNYYCLSFGAVAEGYTGTLECSGCVARISFIALLVSTLLAYFTSS